One Phaseolus vulgaris cultivar G19833 chromosome 11, P. vulgaris v2.0, whole genome shotgun sequence genomic window carries:
- the LOC137837527 gene encoding uncharacterized protein, translated as MVRWAVELSEFNIQYESRGSIKGQVYADFVAELSRGGEQEVEAGSRGLLSVDGSSNLQGSGAGIVLEGPNGVLIEQALRFAFRASNNQAEYEALIAGMLLAKEMSAQNLLVKSDSQLITGQVSGEFQAKDPQMAAYLQYVQLLRGAFNALELVHVPREHDPAGNSNMEESLRSTLGPVYATAFSTGSPLEPSLGSPNVTCKTHRRRL; from the coding sequence atggtgcgctgggcggtggagttgtcagaattcaACATCCAGTATGAgtctagaggatccatcaaagggcaagtatacgcggattttgtggcagaactctcgcgcggaggtgaacaagaggtggaggcgGGCTCGCGGGgcttgctctcggttgatggctcctccAATCTGCAGggaagtggtgcgggaatagtcttggagggacccaatggtgtgttgatcgagcaagctctgcgcttcgccttcagggcaagtaataatcaggctgaatacgaagccctgattgcaggaatgctcctaGCTAAAGAAATGAGCGCGCAGAATCTCTTGGTAAAGAGTGATTCCCAACTGATTACAGGGCaagtgtcgggtgagttccaggccaaagacccacagatggcggcataTCTGCAATACGTTCAACTGTTGAGAggagcatttaacgctcttgagctagtacatgtcccaagggaacatgatcctgccggcaactcgaacatggaggaatcgcttcgtagcactcttggtcccgtctacgcgactgcgttttCCACAGGATCACCcttagaaccttctcttggatctccaaacgtgacctgcaaaacacacagacggcgcctctag